In the Lactobacillus paragasseri genome, TTTCCAGCTATTCTATTTTCATTCAAACGCAAAGTTCTAATAGCTGCCTTCAAATCAGTAACACCCCATGGTGAAGATCCGTTAGAACTATCAGTTTGATTTAAACCACGGCAACCAGCAAGAACATAGATAAATCCTGCCTTAGTAAACTTGGCTGACCCAGATTCATAACCAGTTGGTGCTTGCTGTGCCGAATAGCCTGGTGTATTAATTGGCATTACAATTGGTGCAGTTGATGCAGTATAACCATTTACTTTCTTATTAGTATTAATTGAAATCTTATAGGTATTAGTACCAGATTTTTTGGCATTTACATAAGCTGCTGGAATATAAATTCCCATTGATTCATAAGAACTCTTAGTCTTAGTACCGTATTTAACGTTTACTTGATAGTAAACCTTATTTTTAGCGTTATAGTGCCATTTACTTGAATTAATTAGGAGCTTTTTAGCATTGCTAATGTCGCTATTAGATACTTGATACTTAGTTGCTTTAGCAACAACTTTACTAGTATTAGCTGAAGAAGAATTATTATTGGTGGCGCTTGTTTGACAAGCAGTAAGTAAGGTTAAAGAGGTAAGCACCATTCCTCCTAGCAAAATTACTCTTCTTTTTCCTTTCATAATCAAGATCCTTTCTATAAATAAAACTATATTTATGGAATACTAATTGGCTCTATTTTGATAAAAAACACTGTGCTTAGCAATTCTTTTTTTGGATAGTTCAATTCCAAAAGAGAATATTATTTAACTAAGTAATTCCAAAAATCGCTGGCTATCTTAGTAGCTTGGTTAGGTTGTCGCACGCAAACTAATCTGGTAGAAAAAGCTGACTTAATCGGTACTAAGCTACATCTTTCATTTTTTTAGGAGCATGCATGAGAATACTAATTCCTTCATTATTCTTAACTAGATTTAAGATCGATTTTATGTTGTGGCTGGCAAAAGAAAATTGAGGCTCAAACCCACTTTCTCGGCAAAGGTCAAATACCGTGTGATATAACATTTCTTCACCTGAATAGAAGACAAAGTTTTCATTCTTTAAATCAGCTAGTTTTAAAGATTTTTTTGTAGCTAAAGGATGTTCAGAATTTAGACAAGCACAGAAAGATTCATGATCAACTGTAAATTCCTCAAAATCGGATTTATAGCCATACGTAGTTCTTACAAAAGCAAAATCCAATTTACCCTGCTGGAATAAATTTGTTAAATAGTTTATTTCACCTTCTTTAATAATTATTCTTAAATTTGGGTTCTGTCTTTTAAAGTTACTTATTTGATCAAAAAAAGAATAATTCCAAAAAGTCGGTAAAACACCAATAATAATCTTATCGTCCCGATCCTGAAGACAGTTTCTCAAATCAGACAAAGCTTGATCGTTCAATTTGATTATTTTTTGAGCAGCTGGAAAAAGAATTTTGGCGTACTCCGTCATTCTTATTTGACGCTTTGCCCTGATAAATAGTTCACAGTTCAGTTCTCTTTCAAGTGATTTAATTTGTTTTGACACACTACTTTGGTTTATAAACAAATTTGCTGCAGTTTTTGAAAAACTCAAAGTAGAAGCCAATTCTACAAAAGTTTTTAATTTATTAATTTCCATAATTATCATCCTTTTAGGCTTTAAATCCATTAAAGGAAATTATTCTAAATGAATCAAGATAAATAAGCTTGTTTTAAAAAAAGCCAAAC is a window encoding:
- a CDS encoding LysR family transcriptional regulator, with protein sequence MEINKLKTFVELASTLSFSKTAANLFINQSSVSKQIKSLERELNCELFIRAKRQIRMTEYAKILFPAAQKIIKLNDQALSDLRNCLQDRDDKIIIGVLPTFWNYSFFDQISNFKRQNPNLRIIIKEGEINYLTNLFQQGKLDFAFVRTTYGYKSDFEEFTVDHESFCACLNSEHPLATKKSLKLADLKNENFVFYSGEEMLYHTVFDLCRESGFEPQFSFASHNIKSILNLVKNNEGISILMHAPKKMKDVA